The genomic window ttgaattgccttgttgctgaaatgtgccGTATAAATAACCGTGCTTTGCCTAAAATGTTAAAACCACCAAAGTCCCAACGAAAAGCACAAATTTTAAGCTtgttaaagaaaatgtatgGGCTGAATGTGCAAGAGAAAAGGGAAATAGTACTGTATAATAAAGCagttgttgtattttattagccaaaatgaatattacattaaTGGTACAAACAGATGGTACAGTCAAAGCATTCAAAAAgctgtgttttgttaaaaaaaaaaaaaaatcaggcttGTTTAAAGCTCATTCAGAGCCACCAAACACTGGAACTTCTAATTGAATATTAATTGATCACTTCATTTGAGGAGGACAAGACCCACATTAATCTTTGTTATAGTGTTGTTGTTCCCTCGCATCACTTTGACGGGACTTTGACAGACTTATCTGCCTCACTGTGCACTGTCCATCTGTCCGCAATTTCCAGTACAGTGATTGGAGTCCAAACTGGTGGCTCTCTGTAGGTGATTCTTATCAGCTTCTCTTTCTACCTCAGGCAACGTAGCACCGCTCACAGGGGATAGATGGCCAGAGCAAAACAATTAATCATCATGAAGGCTGAGAAAACAAACTGTCGCAATCAGGAATTGTATTAATTTGGCACGTTGATTAATTACTGTCACGGGGGAACGCTGTCAGTTGCTTAAAAGTAGCAAGTTTATTTGAACAAAGACATTTTGggtatagtttgacattttgggaaatgtgctttCTAGCTTGCTGAGAGTTTGATGAGACTAGTGCTCACTTTATTCTCAGCAAGAGAGCAAATAAgcctatttcccaaaatgttgtaCTACACttataaacacttaaaaaaaagtgaaaattctGATTTAATCAGCGTTTTTTATTATCTATAACTATTTGTTTAAAAGAAGCACTTCTggaaaattgttttaaaatctATTCATTTAAATTCTATAAAAAGTTAGACACaattttttcaaatgttaaaatgctgtATACATTACAAATGAGcattaaaggcacagttcaccccaaaatcaaaaacacatatttttcttcttacccatagtgctatttatcagtctatattattttgatgtgagttgcccagtgttggagatatcggccctagagatgtctgccttttctacagtataacagaactagatggcactcggcttgtggtgctcaaagcgccaaataaatacatttgaaaaactcaacagcaatgtctctttccagaaatcatgacccagttactcgagataatctacagaccttgttgtgagcagtttcatgtaggaactattttctttctaccaaaccacACCCACGGAACACATCACtttgcagaaggaagtgtgcatctactcacggACGAGCggctcatgctcatgacagcacaagatgtaaacattaatggcgtccacttcagctgagctgtaacgttagctagctcagcggTGCTAGGTAaactagcagtagatgcacttttccttctgcacggtgatatgGTTAGTGTgtgtacaaagaaaatagttcctacatgctCACAAGTTATGttgattatcttgagtatcTGGGCCATGATTTCCGGAAGGAGACATTAcagttgaggttttcaaatgctgactacggctgatatctccaacactctgcaactcataCAAAatctatctagactgataaataatgctacaggtgagaggaacaatacatattttggattttggggtgaactgacCCGTAAACAAATCTTCAGAAATTCCTTTACCACTAACGAAAAGCTGCTGTAAACTGCGTCTGCATCGCATATTGAGATTACAAGAGATATCCACTCCCCGCTaagtgctttttgtgtgttGCCTCCGGACCTTTATGCTTTATCTTACTTTTCCCTTTGACCTTTGGAATGTGGACCACCTTACTCTCCAACCAGGCCAGATAGTCCCTGGCTGTCTTCAGCAGAGTGTGACTCCACTGCTTCCTATCAAACGTGTGCTTGGGCATAGTGGGTGGGGCTGGCTTCTCTGAGCACGCGCCTCCGAGAACGTCCTTCACACATGCTGTGAGCATGTTGACCTTGGAGATGGCGTTCTTGAGCTTCTCGTGGAGTGAAACATCAGTGGGATTGAGGTTGTTCTTCTGGTCAtccaggactttccccaggccTTGAGCCATGAAGAGGAGGCTGCACTGAACTTTGGACCCATCGGCAGAAGAGTCCTGGTGAACCTTGAGCTGAGGGAAGCCTGGAGACCAAGTGCCGAGATGTTCCCCATTGGCTTTGTCCTGGAAGAGAAAACCAACAGTAATTCTACTGGAAGATTCATTTTGCTCATCACATAAAATATAAAGTCTGCAATCCAACCATCAGTCTCCTCTCCAAGGGGGGACCCCTGTGGCGAAAATAATTGGaggtctttaagaggctgtggcacgctcattttttaagctagcaTGAACAAAGTAGTATCTTGTGAAAccagacaacctaaggcatagattggtaccaaccatgtcggCATATCTTGTAGGGCATGTGGCTAAATAAAGCTCCAAACTTTGGCTAAATTGTGGCGACAGAACAACTGGTAtgaccattttcaaaggggtcccttgaactttTACCTCAAGGTATCTGAAAGAAAATGGGTTCTCTGGGTACCAatgagtctcccctaaacttgagaaggcttgttaCCAGTAAATATTTTGTTCCTCACTATCAATTTGCTCCTTTGAATTAAAGCACAGCCTGGTCTTGCCTAACATGTAGATACATAacacctaaaataaaataagaaaccaaagtatatcagagTGTGGTTCCTTAACTCTCCATATTAACATTGTTTTAAACCAGCCTCTAAACTTAGACAGCCTAAATGAATTCCTGAATTTCAGTTAGggcttttagttttggtgtgGGCCCCATctggttgccagactatcacagggctgacacatagagacagacaaccactcacattcacacctacaggtattttagagtcaccagttaacctgtgggaggaagccggagcacccggagaaaaccaCGTTGACACAGGGACAACATAAAAGCatagaggggctcccccacaccaggaaccctcttgctgtgaggtgacaatgctaaccactgcaccaccgtgccgatcatgcttctgttttatttaatcgCTTTATGAAGCACTTtcacaacattttattttttttaaatgataactGATTTATCTGATTTATGGAGAACGTGGTGGTGGTGTGCTCGAGGACTGTCTTTATCATACGAGTGCTCTTGAGGAATTAAAAAGAACGTCAGGCAGAACAAATACACTCGATTTGAACAATTCAATCTGTTCCTGCTTCATTCATGATTTATCTTTACAGCTAGATTTACGTTTCAGATTAAAATGTACACGTCAGCTCAGCATTACAGATGTTGAGGAgttgcatttttacattatgATTAGTTTAATCAGTAAAATGCATCACTATAACATCTAAAGTCTATAACGCAGACTACAATGTGCTTCACCTCCACCAACTACAAACTTGAGGAAGAAATTCCACTGTGAAGACTGTtctcatgacacacacacacacacacacacacacacacacacacacacacacacacacacaaagcagtgtTATGATACTTACAAAACCTTTCAAGCTCTCTTCGACAAGACTTTTGGTGAGGGCGGTCAGCTCTTTCGGTTTGCATGAATCACCTGCTGCATGTTTCTTTAGAGCATGTCCTGCACTGTCTGAGCTTTGCAGCAGAATCACCATCCAGGTGCACAGCGTTGTCAGAAAACCTGCAAGTGCAATAggacaataaaaatgttttaaatccatcatatgaaaaaaaaaaaaaaaaaaaaaagtactttctGATACACCTTTATGAATGAATGCAGTTAAGTGAGTTCCATGGCATACTTTACCTGCTCTGTATTTCATTCTGACTCCGCTCAAGTTATCAGACATGACAAGGACCGATTCCTATGTGCAATCACAATCAGGCAAGATCATATTTATATTTGCAAACCTCTCAAAGGAGGCGTGTGAAAGCAGTTCTGAAGATAAACTTCCCCTCTCTCTATCTAAGCCGTATCCTTtgatgaaaaaaaggaaagcggCAAACTAACCAAGATTGGGTTCCTTTGACAGGTCAAAACCTTGTGCGGTACTTTTTTTGTCACTTCCACCTAAGGAAACGCTGCAAAGCATTGATAGAGATAATTGGCATTTACGCATCTGTCACACAGGTTTACTCACTTGATGACACCTTGTGTTCTTGCATGCTGAGTAACATGCACAGAAAttctgcaaataaataaaagagaaaaatccACTCTGTTCTTAGGcctaatttaaattaatttccc from Epinephelus moara isolate mb chromosome 8, YSFRI_EMoa_1.0, whole genome shotgun sequence includes these protein-coding regions:
- the LOC126394073 gene encoding uncharacterized protein LOC126394073 isoform X2 gives rise to the protein MSDNLSGVRMKYRAGFLTTLCTWMVILLQSSDSAGHALKKHAAGDSCKPKELTALTKSLVEESLKGFDKANGEHLGTWSPGFPQLKVHQDSSADGSKVQCSLLFMAQGLGKVLDDQKNNLNPTDVSLHEKLKNAISKVNMLTACVKDVLGGACSEKPAPPTMPKHTFDRKQWSHTLLKTARDYLAWLESKVVHIPKVKGKSKIKHKGPEATHKKHLAGSGYLL
- the LOC126394073 gene encoding uncharacterized protein LOC126394073 isoform X1, whose amino-acid sequence is MRCTFKLILCPRGSMCKANKMRPIMEPWGVPEDRAADLKSCRQQGFLTTLCTWMVILLQSSDSAGHALKKHAAGDSCKPKELTALTKSLVEESLKGFDKANGEHLGTWSPGFPQLKVHQDSSADGSKVQCSLLFMAQGLGKVLDDQKNNLNPTDVSLHEKLKNAISKVNMLTACVKDVLGGACSEKPAPPTMPKHTFDRKQWSHTLLKTARDYLAWLESKVVHIPKVKGKSKIKHKGPEATHKKHLAGSGYLL